A window of Flavobacterium psychrophilum genomic DNA:
AAACTCCCATTCAGCTTCTGTAGGAAGACGGAAAGAGTTCACAAACTGTCTCTTTTTAGCTTTTTGGTATGTATTCTTGTTAAGCGTTCTCCATGCACAGAAAGCTTTTGCTTTTTGCCATGTAACACCAACTACAGGATACTCACCGTAAGCTTCGTGCCAAAAGTAATCGTTATGCATAGGCTCGTTATATGAATAAGCAAAGTCTTTAATCCAAACAGTTGTATCAGGATAAACCTCAACCTGTTCATGTTTCATATACTTACTTCTTTTAGACCTTGTGTTCTTAGATTTATCTTTTGCTGCTGCATCAATATCCATCCAAGAATAACGGAATACAAGTTTAGAAACATCAATAGTCCTTAAACCATTGTATGATTCAGATTCCGGTAAGTACATAGAATCCATAACTTCAACATAATACTCATCCGGGTATTTCTGAGGATCTGCAAACAATTTCGGCTTATGGTTAAGCTTTCTTCCTGCATACATATCATCATCAGTACCTATGCTATAGTAGTTCTCGTACATGTATTTATCATACGCTGACTGATCTTCTGTATTTTCCTGATCTTTGAACGCATACTCACCTATACCACCTGAGCCAGGCTTTTGCCCCTGCTCGTCTGCAAGTATCGCAAGTCTTGTTCTAATAGTAGAATCTTTAACCCATTCGATAAACTGACGGTACTCACTATTTGTAATCTCTGTTTCGTCCATGTAAAAAGAACGAACAGTTACTGTTTTTGTAGGAGCATCCTGAACATTAGCTAAATCGTCGTCAGACTTACCCATAATGTAAGCGCCACCCGGAACTAAAGTCATACCATAAGGCTTTTCCGGCCTCCACTTTCTTCCTTTAACACCTACCAGTTCCCCTCGGTCACTGGAACCACAGCTGATTAAAAATGATAAAGTTGCTGTTAATGCAATGAACTTCTTCATAAAATTGGGTTATTAATGTAATTCTATTTTTAAGGGCGTAAACCTATTTATTTATTTTTAAAAAAACAATTTTTTTATTAAAAAAACCTAAAGAAAAAGTAAACTATTGAAGAGTTCTGCGAAAACCCTTCCTTTTTGTAACAATTACGTTAAATAATGTTTTTTCTTTGAGCTTTCCATAATCTTTCAGGATACTCGCTATTACAGGCACTCAGGTAATCCTGATAATTACACGGTAATAACGTATTCCTTTTCAATTTATTGCTGAAATCTGACACAAAAGGAACCTCAATCCACCATCTATCAGTCTTATCGCTTTTGTAAAAGATAAGTTCTTCATCTTCTAAAGGCACAATATACTTAATATAGTTCTCTTTGCTGCCAAACGGATACTCGTTAGAACGATAGTGAACCCCTTCTATAAAATACCACATAATCTGGGCAATTAAAGGAGCTTCCTGGCGGGTGTCATCATGGTTGAAAATACCAAATGAAGTAACCTTGTCACTTATTCCTGCATAGCGTGCTAATGTACAAATTTCTTTGCCATCAAAACCATTTGGTATAAATTTAACAATATTACCCGAATCACTAGACTTAACTGACGCTAAATCAACACTTACAATATCCGCGTCCCTAAAAACGGGCTCTGCAATTGTGGGATTTCCACACACTTCGCCAAGCCTGAACGCGTCAAAATAAAGCTTTTCTACAAGATCAATCTCTTCCTGCGAGTTATAATATGTCTGATAACCCAGGTTACTATAATTGAAGAGATTATTAGGCTCATCAACAATCATTCGCGTAAGATATGATGTCGCAGAAATTTCATCTTCCTGGCTGCCAAAATCAAACTTGCTGTCTATAGCGACAAAGTTAACCATCTGTTCCAGTCTGTCGTACGCCCTGTAAAGTGAATAAGACAGATCTTGTGACCCTCCAATGACTACAGGAAGTATATTCTGCTTAATCAACTCTTCTGCGATTGACTTAAGCGCAAAATAAGTATCCTGCTGTGATTCACCTGCAGGTATATTTCCAAGATCAACAACAGCTTTATGCCAGTTACCCGGATAAAGGCTATAAAACTCTTTTCTAACGTAATTAAGATGTATATGGTGATCTTTCTTATCCGAAGCCCCCCTGTTTTCTAAAACACCTATAATTGCTACAGCCACCCCCTGAAGTTCGGGAAACTCGCCTTCGGTATGAAAAACAACTTTATGACCCAATGCCTGTGCCGAACCTCCTTCAATAAACTCAAGAAGCCCGGCATCTATAGGTTGTAAAAAATCAAATATCATTTATTATTTCTTTTTAGCGGCAGTTTTCTTAGCAGGTGCTTTTTTAGCTGCCGTTTTTTTAGCCGGCGCCTTTTCTTCAATCATCGCTTTAACCTTATCAAGGGTCAATGCTGCTGCATCTACATCTTTGCTAAGTTCTATTTTCACTTTACCTTTCAGGATAACAGAACGGCCCCAACGTGCTTTTTCAACGCGGATACCTTCGTCTTCCCAATTGTGAAGCACTTTGTCAATATCTTTTTGAAGTTTATCTTCAATCAGCTCTGTTAAGTCAGACTGCGAAAGACTGTCAAAATTGTATTTTTTGCTAACGTTGATGAATATACCATTCCATTTTATGAAAGGACCAAAACGGCCAACGCCTTTTTGGATAGGCTCGTTTTTATACGTACCGATAGGTGCATCGGCCTGTTGCTTTTCATTAATAAGCTCCTGCGCTCTTTCAAAAGTCACATCAAGCGGATCTTCCCCTTTAGGAAGCGAAATGAAAGTTTTACCAAAACGAACGTAAGGGCCGAAACGACCATTATTAACCTCTACCTCTTCGCCCTGATATTCACCAAGACCCTTAGGCAACAAGAACAACCCTAGTACTTCTTCAAGTGTAATTGTTCCGATATTCTGATCCTGAAGCAAGCTTGCAAATTGTTTATTTTCGTCTTCGGCATCACCTATTTGTGCCATTGGGCCAAATTTACCCAAACGAACACTTACAGGTTTCCCTGTTTTAGGATCGGTTCCTAAAATACGCTCACCCGATTCTCTTTCTGCATTTTTCTCAACATTCTGAACCGTAGGATGGAAATGCCCGTAAAAATCACCCATCATTTTAGTCCAGTCTTCGTTACCCGAAGCGATCTCATCGAAATCCTGTTCTACTTTAGCTGTGAAATTATAATCAAGAATTGTTTCAAAATGATTCACAAGGAAGTCATTCACAATAATTCCGATATCTGTAGGCACCAGCTTACCTTTATCTGAACCAACATTTTCTGAAAGTTCCTGTTCAGAAACAGAAGCCCCTCTTAAACTTAATTGTTTGTACTTACGCTCCTGACCTTCAAAACTACCTTTCTCAACATAATTCCTGCTGATGATAGTCGAAATGGTCGGTGCATACGTAGACGGACGACCGATACCAAGCTCTTCAAGTTTTTTAACCAGTGCAGCTTCAGTATAGCGTGCCGGCGGCCTTGAAAAACGTTCGGTAGCCGTAATATAGTTATTCGCTAACTTTTCGTTTACACGTAGTGCAGGCAGCATACCTTCCTGTT
This region includes:
- a CDS encoding gliding motility protein Gldk translates to MKKFIALTATLSFLISCGSSDRGELVGVKGRKWRPEKPYGMTLVPGGAYIMGKSDDDLANVQDAPTKTVTVRSFYMDETEITNSEYRQFIEWVKDSTIRTRLAILADEQGQKPGSGGIGEYAFKDQENTEDQSAYDKYMYENYYSIGTDDDMYAGRKLNHKPKLFADPQKYPDEYYVEVMDSMYLPESESYNGLRTIDVSKLVFRYSWMDIDAAAKDKSKNTRSKRSKYMKHEQVEVYPDTTVWIKDFAYSYNEPMHNDYFWHEAYGEYPVVGVTWQKAKAFCAWRTLNKNTYQKAKKRQFVNSFRLPTEAEWEFAARGGLQSATFPWGGPYAKNDRGCFLANFKPNRGDYAADGALYTVEAQSYDPNDHNLYNMAGNVAEWTDSSYDASSYEYVSTMNPNVPDQSNKRKVIRGGSWKDVAYFLQVSTRDWEYADSARSYIGFRTVQDYMGTQNTGTNQ
- a CDS encoding arginase gives rise to the protein MIFDFLQPIDAGLLEFIEGGSAQALGHKVVFHTEGEFPELQGVAVAIIGVLENRGASDKKDHHIHLNYVRKEFYSLYPGNWHKAVVDLGNIPAGESQQDTYFALKSIAEELIKQNILPVVIGGSQDLSYSLYRAYDRLEQMVNFVAIDSKFDFGSQEDEISATSYLTRMIVDEPNNLFNYSNLGYQTYYNSQEEIDLVEKLYFDAFRLGEVCGNPTIAEPVFRDADIVSVDLASVKSSDSGNIVKFIPNGFDGKEICTLARYAGISDKVTSFGIFNHDDTRQEAPLIAQIMWYFIEGVHYRSNEYPFGSKENYIKYIVPLEDEELIFYKSDKTDRWWIEVPFVSDFSNKLKRNTLLPCNYQDYLSACNSEYPERLWKAQRKNII
- a CDS encoding DNA topoisomerase I, whose translation is MAKNLVIVESPAKAKTIEKFLGAGYQVESSYGHIADLPSKEIGVDVENGFKPKYEVSPDKKALVKKLRDLSKSADMVWLASDEDREGEAIAWHLAEELKLDKAKTKRIVFHEITKTAILKAIDNPRDINYNLVNAQQARRVLDRLVGYELSPVLWKKVKSGLSAGRVQSVSVRLIVEREREIQNFKAEASYSVTAEFVNEAGKTLKAKLPKNFATKQEAQDFLNKNIGSAYKVSDLETKPAKKSPAAPFTTSTLQQEAARKLYLPVGVTMMLAQRLYEAGLITYMRTDSVNLSQDAMAAAEAEIIRSYGKEFSKPRNFANKSKGAQEAHEAIRPTDMSRHTVNIDRDQARLYDLIWKRTLASQMSDAELERTNVKIEANNHKELFTASGEVLMFEGFLKVYLEGSDDEDVEQEGMLPALRVNEKLANNYITATERFSRPPARYTEAALVKKLEELGIGRPSTYAPTISTIISRNYVEKGSFEGQERKYKQLSLRGASVSEQELSENVGSDKGKLVPTDIGIIVNDFLVNHFETILDYNFTAKVEQDFDEIASGNEDWTKMMGDFYGHFHPTVQNVEKNAERESGERILGTDPKTGKPVSVRLGKFGPMAQIGDAEDENKQFASLLQDQNIGTITLEEVLGLFLLPKGLGEYQGEEVEVNNGRFGPYVRFGKTFISLPKGEDPLDVTFERAQELINEKQQADAPIGTYKNEPIQKGVGRFGPFIKWNGIFINVSKKYNFDSLSQSDLTELIEDKLQKDIDKVLHNWEDEGIRVEKARWGRSVILKGKVKIELSKDVDAAALTLDKVKAMIEEKAPAKKTAAKKAPAKKTAAKKK